A window of Candidatus Syntrophosphaera sp. genomic DNA:
TACGCGCGACGATTTGAGCGTGCCTATGTCATTTCTGGTTCCGCTGAGAACCGCGATTTTAAAATCCCGGGTCTTCCCGGAAACCATTTCAGCGGATTTCTTACTGATGTCTTCCACATACACTTCAACGACCGAGCCGATTTTCGCGGAAAACTTACTTTTAGTGATCTCCCTCTGCAATTCGATCATTTTTTGCAGGCGAGCCAGTCTTTCCGCCTCAGGTACCTGATTTGGAAGAGTAGCTGCGTCAGTTCCTTCGCGCCCGCTGTATTTGAAACAGAACGCGTAATCAAAACCGACAGTTCGCATGGCCAGGAGTGTGTTTTCAAACATGGCCTCCGTTTCGCCCGGGAAACCGGCGATTATATCTGTGGTTAAAGCTATGTCCGGCATAGCCTTACGAAGCTTGTTCACCAACCCCAGATAGTGTTCGATGCTGTATTTTCGCCGCATCAGGCCAAGGATCGTATCATCGCCGCTCTGCATGGGCAGGTGGATATGATGGCAGATTCTATTACCTGTGGCCATGACTTCAATGAGTTGTTCCGAAAGGTCCTTGGGATGGGAGGTTATAAAGCGCAGGCGGTATATGGAGTCGATTAAGTTCAATTCCTTTAGCAGCCTGGGGAAATCATACTCTTCATGCTGATAGGAATTGACGTTTTGACCCAGCAAGGTGACATCCTTCAT
This region includes:
- the miaB gene encoding tRNA (N6-isopentenyl adenosine(37)-C2)-methylthiotransferase MiaB; amino-acid sequence: ILINACWEAAVSIDDADLILFNTCSVRQHAEDRVLGRISNEMHRKQAKPQLKIAVLGCMAQRMGQRLLEKGSGVDLVVGVDQYRLLPELLENSGQMEIELDPAQIYDQLDPLHQSKTCAFVTIMRGCDNFCSYCIVPHVRGRERSLPFKQIEAEVRRCGDLGMKDVTLLGQNVNSYQHEEYDFPRLLKELNLIDSIYRLRFITSHPKDLSEQLIEVMATGNRICHHIHLPMQSGDDTILGLMRRKYSIEHYLGLVNKLRKAMPDIALTTDIIAGFPGETEAMFENTLLAMRTVGFDYAFCFKYSGREGTDAATLPNQVPEAERLARLQKMIELQREITKSKFSAKIGSVVEVYVEDISKKSAEMVSGKTRDFKIAVLSGTRNDIGTLKSSRVIKATAGTLICD